The following proteins are encoded in a genomic region of Alnus glutinosa chromosome 8, dhAlnGlut1.1, whole genome shotgun sequence:
- the LOC133875994 gene encoding calcium/calmodulin-regulated receptor-like kinase 1, which translates to MKEESSGLIIGISIGVVIGVLLAILALFCIRYHRKHSQIGNSSSRRAATIPIRANGADSCTILSDSTVGPESPVKSGRNGMSVWLDGFRRSNVVSASGILEYSYKDLQKATCNFTTLIGQGAFGPVYRAKMSTGEIVAVKVLGTDSKQGAKEFQTEVMLLGRLHHRNLVNLIGYCEEKGQHMLIYVYMSKGSLASHLYSEKHEPLGWDLRVDIALDVARGLEYLHDGAVPPVIHRDIKSSNILLDQSMRARVADFGLSREEMVDRHAVNIQGTFGYLDPEYISTKTFTKKSDVYSFGVLLFELIAGRNPQQGLMEYVELAAMNTEGKVGWEEIADSRLEGKFDVEELNEVAALAYKCVNSIPRKRPSMRDIVQVLSRILKSRHNKKHHNKSLSSIPDEVSIDVDHPETKTPISEHQREESMDSTADTFEV; encoded by the exons ATGAAAGAGGAGTCATCTGGGTTGATCATCGGGATCTCCATAGGGGTGGTGATTGGGGTGCTTTTGGCTATTCTTGCACTGTTTTGTATTAGGTACCATAGGAAGCACTCGCAGATAGGGAATAGCAGTTCTCGGAGGGCAGCAACTATCCCTATCCGCGCAAACGGTGCTGACTCTTGTACTATATTATCTGACTCGACTGTTGGTCCGGAGTCACCCGTGAAGTCTGGGCGTAATGGCATGTCCGTGTGGCTCGACGGATTTAGGAGGAGTAATGTGGTGTCGGCATCTGGAATACTCGAGTACTCTTACAA GGATCTGCAGAAAGCAACTTGTAATTTTACAACTTTAATAGGGCAGGGTGCATTTGGTCCTGTTTACAGAGCTAAGATGTCAACTGGTGAGATCGTTGCTGTTAAAGTGCTTGGAACTGATTCTAAGCAAGGGGCGAAAGAGTTCCAGACAGAG GTAATGTTATTGGGAAGGTTGCATCACAGAAATCTCGTGAATTTGATTGGATATTGTGAAGAAAAGGGCCAGCATATGCTGATATACGTCTATATGAGCAAAGGCAGCTTAGCATCTCATCTGTACA GTGAAAAGCATGAACCATTGGGCTGGGACTTAAGGGTTGATATAGCTTTAGATGTTGCGAGAGGCTTGGAGTATCTTCATGATGGG GCAGTTCCTCCTGTAATACATCGAGATATTAAATCTTCCAATATTCTGTTGGATCAATCCATGAGAGCCAGA GTTGCTGATTTTGGGCTTTCTAGAGAAGAGATGGTGGACAGACATGCAGTCAATATACAGGGTACTTTTGGGTATCTTGATCCCGAGTATATATCTACAAAGACTTTCACCAAGAAAAGTGACGTTTACAGCTTTGGAGTCTTGCTCTTTGAACTTATAGCTGGCAGAAATCCTCAACAGGGTCTTATGGAATATGTTGAACTC GCAGCAATGAATACTGAGGGGAAAGTTGGGTGGGAGGAAATCGCAGATTCCCGTCTTGAAGGGAAATTCGATGTGGAAGAGCTCAATGAAGTGGCTGCTCTCGCATACAAATGCGTCAACAGCATCCCAAGAAAGCGGCCTTCCATGAGGGACATTGTGCAAGTGCTGTCGCGGATCCTTAAGTCAAGACACAATAAGAAGCATCACAACAAGTCCCTATCTTCCATCCCAGATGAAGTTTCAATTGATGTTGACCATCCAGAGACCAAGACTCCAATCTCTGAACACCAAAGAGAGGAATCTATGGATAGCACAGCTGACACCTTTGAAGTATAG